The DNA segment TTATCCCTAGCCAGTCCACTTTGTGGTGATTTAATTTTGCGATTTTCTAATTAACTTGATTTAGATTGATAAGGAAAGATACAAGTTATACATATTTGCGATGATTTAATTTCGCATTATTTTTCTACTCACGAAAGTCACGAAAATTAATCGCTTgcgaaattaagttggtttacagtaattaCCATCAATACAGGACTGAATGAGCCCCTGACCAAAGGATTAGTACATACCATCAATAGCTGGAGGGTACAATATCATGGTTTGGGGTCCAGGATCTCTGACCCAGGACATGTAGTATGTACATGACTCCATGAGTGTGATTTGTAAACATAATTGATCTGATGCTGATGTATGGTATAATCTGAACCTTGACTTGTGGAAAAGGTTATACAGACTTCTATACCAACTGTATAAATGATCATCATctactttatctaaaaaataatattttatgtatGTAAACAGTAATGAGTCATAATAAACAATCtattatccaaaaaaattatAGATGTCTATAGGATTTGAGTCATAATAAACAATCTATTATCCAAAATAATTACTGATGTCAATAGGATTTGAGCTTGGTTTATTTTTTCCATCAAATATGGTAAAACtaaatacaaattgaaattatttttttcatatttgtttcctttcctTTACGataatttttcttctttcaaaaatgataaataccacaaatagaataaaaaagaaactcAAGTAAAAATTACTGGACTTTGActtgtttaatatataattacatCAAATTTGAAAGTGTTTGTAACAATATCCAAGTAGAATTAATCACAAGTAGGCACATGTTGTTGTAATGATTTTTTCTGATGATCTATAACATGTTTTATCTTTCAAGGCTAAATAAAGTAGATATTGTTATAGACATTTACAATAAAGAAACGAGTAAGTGAAACAACTTGATGTATGTGCCATTCATGTTACATAATTTCTAGATAATTTTCAGTTTGAACAGtttgcaatttttttgaaaaattatatcatatacatgtacatgttatgaaaactttaacatgtttaaacattttatattgttagaaaccaaaaaaaatgaatatgtgtTTGAATGATTCATTACctaacttttaaaagttaatttctttttctttggaAGACAGATTTGAAGGTTTCCTGATTTCTTACTTcttcatatcaatattttttggcatatatatagtatacattGTACACGTCATATTTGCCTAAATGTCAACCCTTACATATAAAAACAGCTTAGTAATATGCAATGACAAATAAATTCTGATAACTTCGGAGAATTATACCCTCATTCATCTTTGTACACTGTCATTTACAACATTAACAACAAATGTAAGTTTTTGgcaaccttgactggctatacaacCTTTGCAAGGTCTGTTTTACAATGCATGTATGTGTAAATTGTACCACTTTCATAAAATTTCAAGGGAGCTTTCCAATATGCAATAGAATCTGTCATTTTAAAgtgtcattttaaattttgaatatgtaaTACAACATAAATCTGCTGAATTTTTTGAATCTCCAATAAAATGTTATTACAACTGTACAATATACtataaatacatgttatatattatgttaAAGACTAATTTCAGGATGATAATAGTGAGGACAAGttaaatgcatattcaggacgagaacatgCTAATATGTTATGAGTTATGAATACTAAATCTGAATATAAACATGCTAGCTCACAATGTAAGTCTTTGGGAAAACTTGTTACCCATCCCTGACTCCTTGTCGATTAGTCTTTGCTCTAATCCTAACTCTGGCATGCTTAGATGAGAACCTGCATGCTTAGATGAGAAGCTGTAAATACTAATTTTTAAGACTTTGGTTTGACTCATACTACTCAATGCAATCACTTTAACATAAGAGCACTGAGTTCTCATCTAAGGATGTCAGTAATTTCAAAGATAAGTCTCATATAAACTTACCAATATGTAATGAAATATGTGGCTGATCAACCTTTTTCAAGAGATCATCCtttacaagataaaataaaagTCTCATGTAAACTTaccaaaatgtaataaaatatgtaGCTGATCAACCTTTTTCAAGAGATCATCCTTTACTAGGTAAAATAAAATCTCATGTAAACTTACcaaaatgtaatgaaatatgTAGCTGATCAACCTTTTTCAAGAGATCATTCTTTACTAGGTAAAATAAAATCTCATGTAAACTTACcaaaatgtaatgaaatatgTAGCTGATCAACCTTTTTCAAGAGATCATTCTTTACTAGGTAAAATAAAATCTCATGTAAACTTaccaaaatgtaataaaatatgtaGCTGATCAACCTTTTTCAAGAGATCATTCTTTACTAGGTAAAATAAAATCTCATGTAAACTTaccaaaatgtaataaaatatgtaGCTGATCAACCTTTTCCAAGAGATTATTCTTTACTAGGTAAAATAAAATCTCATGTAAACTTACCAATATGTAATGAAATATGAAGCTGATCCACCTTTTTCAAGAGATCATCCtttacaagataaaataaaatctcaTGTGTATTGATCTCATCCataacattttctatttttagaatatcgaTGTGAGTATGATGTAAATTTAACATGATATCATTCAACGTCTGTGTTTCGTATGAATTTCTAGTAAAGTCTGACGGGTCGTTTGGCACCACAACTGTTTTAATAACATATGTATTATTCAAACTCCCATCATTGTATATTGGTCTGTGACACATGAGAAATacattaaatgataaatttctGACAAGCAGTCTTTCAAATTCTAAGTCTTCAGAAGGCCTGCAAAAGAAGATAATATAGATGTATTACCTGCATatgcaaaaatgataaaatgaatgGAGAAATAGTTCAGCCTTCCATCTTATAAATATACCAGATACTGTAATATAAGTTCTGttgattattttgaaaagttatttttaaacattttatcttaTCTACGGTATTCTTCAAGGctgtatatttgtttactttttttgtgctGTTGAAAAACTTTCTCATGGAATTATATCATAACATATACTTCCTTTCATTCCTATTTATGTATCTTTACAATTTTCCTATTTCACTAAGTTTAGTCTTTCAAACCAACaaaaatttcatttcttttcacATGCATCATCAAGACCAAGAAGACAGTTTAATAACCTCCATTCTTTCAAACCTACGATATGAAGGTtatataaaatgtcaattaaaaaaaccaTAACAAGTCTTCCAAGTATGATTAattgtatatacaatgtatatgtagaaaattttaacaaacataCCCAACAGAGtaagcctttttagaatttttggaCTCTAGATTTATACCGCCATCTACTTCAGTACAAATAGGCCAGTTAGTATTGTTTGACATCATAACTGTATTATTGCACTGGTAATGATACAATGTTATAAACCTTAGTAGTCTCCGAGCCTCGCTCCTGGCATCTGCTAATACTTGTAATGGACTATACTCCTGGTTGAAATATACCACTTGTATTACATAGTAAATCAGAGCCCCGCTACAGAGTAGGTACAATATCGATTTTTTCTTCCGGTTCATCATAACTAATGCTGCCATGTAAGATTTAATTCTAGTAGGTTATCTATGTATTTTGTTCATCTTagtggtacatgtatgtcaataTCTACATGTAAATATTCTACTTTCAGTTCATTTTCTTGAACCGTTTTGCATTGATTTTCATTCACTTTTTCTGTACATTCATTTTGTAAAACctgaaaaatacacaaaatattgaAGATATTACTAAGATTACTGTATTAGTACTTTTGTTACAGGACTGGCTCGACATGTAACTATCTAAACAAACTCCCATTCAGCAAGTGACCAAAATGTTTTACTTCGTAAGTTGTAATTTATAAGGACAAATCTAATTGAGTTTTAATCCATATTGATGCAAGCAGATAGTTGGGGAATGTTTTAATCAGATTGGTCGAGTACAATGTAGGTAAAACAAGTTACACTGGTTGATTCTGTGTTAATTTTTGGcataaaaattgtcattatatAATGGGTACCACAAATTCCTCGAGGATTACAAGAACAAATTAATATCCCAAGGACAAATTGATTTGTCCCAAAAACTTATATATTGTTATACTGCTTAAACTTGTATAAATATAAGGTTTGAGTTGTTTTAGTCGTTAACTTAATTTATAGCAAGTTAGCTTTAAGAAATCAATTGGTATTCAAATCTTTAAAGTTGTCTaccttttgaataattatgcgcCATATTGTTTTCAACAAGATATTTTCATATAACTTTCAAGACATGCTTATTGATTTCCTGAGTAGTTAAATTGCACTTTTATTGATTAAACAagactaaaattttaaaattaaatcatgtatatagtttaatattattttaaggAGTATAACACCATGTTTTTGGGACAAATCAATTTGTCCTTTGGATATTTCTCGTAATCCTTGGGAAATCGTGGTACGGTTATATAATTTGTTCTTACTGTGAGGcaataaaaaagaatacaaatgtAACCTTTCaaaacgtcataattatttggactattaTAGTTAaagctagtccaaataattatgacgtctggcaaggctattttaatttttttctaggatGCCTTTCTATGAccgcgtcccagaaaaaaaaaaaaaaatagccctgccagacgtcataattatttggactaagtTTATATATGTAAGCCAGAATATGTATTTCATACAAGAACTAGCTTCAAATTCAGACAATAACACCCAAACGGACCTTCACCACAGCTCAGGTGGATTTTGCTTTGTCCACCCATCCACAGTGGGAGTTGGCACCGGGTGGGCAAAATTTCAAGCTTGTCcatacacctaatcgctatttattccattccagataagttttaaaattgcacaacttttcatccagttgaagctatctgggaccctgtttaaacactttaccatgcatgatactttttaatgagacctgtttaaactaccgtaaatacttgaaacaaaatatttttttacttcaattttaatttcgaaaaagtggatcatactcTACATTTACTCTATCAAAGTTCTTGATAATCGCATTCTAAAGTTTTTCCTCCCTCAGCTCACTACTGATGACCTCTATTTTGGCCACCTGACcaaaacaggaagttgtataaatTACTGTTTATCTCCGGATAggactaaatagcgataaggtgtattctgCCAACCCATAGGAGAGGGcattcaattttgttgtttaataAAAAGACTTGCAAGTGcaaccacttgaaaaaaaacagataagCATTGgttatcaatatttttcaaaaaaagttgaGTAGGCACGGGTGGGCTGTCCACAGTGCCATTGGGCCGGTGGATAAAGCAAAATCCACACAGGCTGTTGTGTACCTTCGACGTAACAATAATACAGATATGTAGAGAGACATATGGAATGCCAGGGAAAGGGAGAAATGCATGAATTGATAAGGATAATATTGAAGTGATACTAGACACAGTCTCTGGTGCAACAGAACTTGGAACATGTTCCTGGCCAGATAGATATGGCACAAAATGTGCACCTGAATATAGGTATCTTGTTTTGTTACCCCCATTGAAGCAATGGTTACATTGGTTACATTGGTTACACACATGGACCTTTAGTAACTGATATGCAATGGTGGCTTTATCTGTTGCAAACTGTACATGAATGGCTGTCCATGGGGAATCCAGTTAAAAATTTGTAACCAGCCTGTGAAAgtctggttacaatggttacatgcatgggaaaTCAGGTTACACTGGTTACATACATGCAGAATTGGGTTACAGTGCAACATGCATGGAGAAATCAGTAACAATGGTTACACACATGGGAAAGTTGGGTTaaaatggttacatgcatggagaATCAGGtaacaatggttacatgcatgggaaagactggttacaatggttacatgcatgggaaGTCACGTTataatggttacatacatgggaaAGTtgggttacaatggttacatgcatgggggaatcaggttacaatggttacatacatgggaattcaggttacaatggttacatgcatgggggaatcaggttacaatggttacatacatggggaatctggttacaatggttacacgcatggagaattaggttacaatggttacatgaatggggaatctggttacaatggttacacgcatggagaattgggttacaatggttacatacatggggaatcaggttacaatggttacatgcattggaaaatcaggttacaatggttacatacatgggggaatcaggttacaatggttacatacatggggaatcaggttacaatggttacatgcatggggaatctggttacaatggttacatgcatggggaatctggttacaatggttacacacatggagaattaggttacaatggttacacgcattgagaattaggttacaatggttacacgcatggagaattaggttacaatggttacacgcatggagaattaggttacaatggttacatgcatgggaaaatcaggttacaatggttacatacatgggaaaatcaggttacaatggttacatgcatggagaatcaggttacaatggttacacgcatggaaaatcaggttacaatggttacatgcatggagaattaggttacaatggttacatgcatggggaatctggttacaatggttacatacatggggaatcaggttacaatggttacatgcatggggaatctggttacaatggttacatgcatggggaatctggttacaatggttacacgcatGGAGAATTAGTTAACAATGGTTAcacgcatggagaattaggttacaatggttacacgcatggagaattaggttacaatggttacacgcatggagaattaggttacaatggttacatacatggggagtctggttacaatggttacatacatggggagtctggttacaatggttacatgcatgggggaatcaggttacaatggttacatacatggggaattaggttacaatggttacatacatggggattctggttacaatggttacacgcatggagaattaggttacaatggttacatgaatggggaatctggttacaatggttacacgcatggagaattaggttacaatggttacacgcatggagaattaggttacaatggttacacgcatggagaattaggttacaatggttacatacatggggagtctggttacaatggttacatacatgggagaatcaggttacaatggttacatacatggagacttaggttacaatggttacatacatggagaatcaggttacaatggttacacgcatggagaattaggttacaatggttacatacatggagaatcaggttacaatggttacacgcatggagtattaggttacaatggttacatacatggggaatcgggttacaatggttacatgcatgggaaaatcaggttacaatggttacatacatgggaaAATCAgtttacaatggttacatg comes from the Mytilus trossulus isolate FHL-02 chromosome 3, PNRI_Mtr1.1.1.hap1, whole genome shotgun sequence genome and includes:
- the LOC134711418 gene encoding uncharacterized protein LOC134711418 is translated as MAALVMMNRKKKSILYLLCSGALIYYVIQVVYFNQEYSPLQVLADARSEARRLLRFITLYHYQCNNTVMMSNNTNWPICTEVDGGINLESKNSKKAYSVGPSEDLEFERLLVRNLSFNVFLMCHRPIYNDGSLNNTYVIKTVVVPNDPSDFTRNSYETQTLNDIMLNLHHTHIDILKIENVMDEINTHEILFYLVKDDLLKKVDQLHISLHIDKVDDDHLYSWYRSLYNLFHKSRFRLYHTSASDQLCLQITLMESCTYYMSWVRDPGPQTMILYPPAIDGSMEFELSRIEDYLEKPEGYCDDSVDIPVLRGTPISLCTNTDRYMLRNPCKIILIGEEKMQLTTESYLPFELRCDVIGLKMLDGHIDADVNEYTTNNKGTIQQSTHGRSTVLEALDKYTLYDNKNILYLNMPDMFWDIITPLLNSGVLKGFHQLIIDINLHRISKSLPVGTIRTYFSELKRIESYGFDLFQSIKLGNGVKFTQNSEHHRLNYVKTRPPFGKST